The sequence below is a genomic window from Nicotiana tomentosiformis chromosome 6, ASM39032v3, whole genome shotgun sequence.
ATCGGCTACGGTATTTCCAGTATCTTGTTCAACATATTTCTGGTCGTCCAGTACTTGTACATTAAACCTGCATGTTTAGGCAAATGACAAAATCCCAAGTTTCAAAAATTGCATGAAATCAGGAGACTTACACTTTACTAAAGACCCCTGTTGTTTCATTTTGAATCTGCAAAAAAGTGAGCGACATAAGTTGTTTTGTCCTTGGTCAAGAAATATAACAGAAGCAGCTATAGAATACTGAATTCCATGTTTAATCACAATTCATGACATAAACAGCTGTTGAAATTAAGtacaattcaaaaataataattcaagATTATCCTAAAAATGTATAGTTTCAAGAAATGTATGTAACCCACAGAACCATTTGGTGCGTACAAATAAAATTGATAAAGAAAAACTGCAAGGAAAACACAGAACTTCAACAACGAAAATACAAAACTGATACAGAGAGAGAGTGATGAGAAATCTGTACGTTTTCAATGTGATCATCGGTGGTTCCAATTCGGGTTTTGCACACATTACAATAGATAAAATCCTCTTCTCGAACTTCATCGTCTTCAACAGTAAAGAGCATTCCCATTGTATCAACTTTCTCAATCAAGAACCAACTACTCCTTAATAGATTTTCTTCAACTCGTAGACCTGCCACATAAACAAATGTAACTAATTCAAGAAAGTGAAAAAATGGGTGGGATTTATGATAGGCAGTATTCTATACTATGTTTTTACGAATTTTCTCATCATACGATAGTAATCATTCATTCTAGATAGGTTATATTCTCAATAACCTCATTCACTAAACTATTGTTTGTGTGGTTAATTGggaagaaattcaaaaatagtcaaatttacaagtggtaattgaaaaatagctacagtttcaaaagtaatcaaaatttagccaaTTTTCAtttaaagataaatctgaacgaaaacactgttcaaaattcgaaaaatattccagcatgtTCCagcatatatatattatactggaactccagcatagtatactggagttccagtataatataccggtccagcataatatgctgtaAGTTCATAtataggtgctccaatctccagtatattatgctggaactttccgcgtattggagttccagcataatatactggaagtacatacacatgtgcaccaatctccattatattatgctggaccggtccgtgttgcagcaaaatagtggctattttttaataactttgcaaacggtgattatttttgaattaccaaTCCGAAAATTGACTAGTCCGTGCTATTTTTAGGGTTAATTGGGAAAGAAAGCAAACTTGACTGACCAAAAAGTCATTTATTTCGTTAACGAATGAAAAGGGCCATATTTGGCCCAACTAACTGATTCTCAATGAAAGTCCAGTCTAAAGATTCAGAAAAAAACCGGTCCACGCTAGGTATAAACCCGTTAAATCAAAATTTTGAGTACAGCCGTTAAAGCCTAAATCACAACCTGTGAAGCATAGAAAGGTGACCAGTGAAAACGTCTTTGTACCCttaccttatatatatatatatttataaaattaaaaGAAGAAATTGTGTGAAGGCAAAGGGAATAGTTGGAAGGTGAAGATTGTGGGAAAATGGCGTGGAGAGCAAATCTGTCTCGGAATCTGAAGGAGCTTCGCATCCTCTTTTCTCCATCCTCCCCTCAAAGTGCTGCCACTAGGTTCCTTCCTTCTTTTCCCTATTTCTCAATTTTTTCTCGGTTACTGCATTGAAATGAGCTCGAATagtgatatataaatatatccaAGTTACTTTGCGATTGTGATTGATTAATAGATAAATTAATCCCAAATAATAAATTGTTTCATGTTTTAAATAGGGCTTTCATTGAGAAGAACTACAGAGATCTCAAGACTCACAACCCCAAATTACCTATTTTGATTCGTGAGGCCACTTCCATCGAGCCTCAGCTTTGGGCCAGATATGGTAATTTTCCTTTTCAGTCTTTTTTTCATTGATTATATCTCTTAAAATTTCTAATTGGCTCTCAATGCAGTCAATTGAAGTGAGTTGTTGAGTTATATGATGAACGATTAGTATTTTTAGGCACCTTCTGTTGTATATTGAACTTCTCTGTTAGtctcttttaaaaaaaatctttcgTTTGCATTTAGTTGTTGAATTTAGCTGCTCTTTCTTGAGTTTAGAAGAcattttcattgttgttgttacaTTGCATTAACTTCCTGTATATTCCAGCTTAATTGAAACTTATACCTAGACTTTGGTTAATGCTTTATTAACATTTGATCAGGTAAGGGATTGATAGAAATCTGAATCATAAATTGAATAGTTACTCAAAAGAATGAGTATGAAGGAATTGTATGTGACTGTAAAGAATATTCTATGACTTTACTATCTTATGGATTTAGTGATTTGAGTATAGTGAATAGACTTCATAAGAGGTTGGCTTTTCTTGGTATGTAGCACTTTATTTTCCCATAAATAGCACTCAGTCGGTACTAGTATGACATTCTTTCCAGTTTGGGATGTTCTCTAGTCTCTAGTCTCTAGTATGTGATACTATTGCACTCATTTGGTAGGTTCTTCCGAGGACCAATTTGATGAAGTTTTATTTTAGCTTTTCCTTAGGGCCAAAGTTCATCAAATCTAGTATATCTAACTTGTTTTAAAGTGATTTGTACCTCTTTTTGACCTTCTATTCATGGATTCTTTCTATAAAATTCTAATAGACCTGGGAGTTGAAAGGGGCATCAGATTGGAGGGCTTGACGGAGGAGCAAATCTCAAAGGCACTTGAGGACCTTGCAAAAGTAGGGGCATCTCGTTAATCTTGATGACATTGGATCTTCAGAATTGTATGTCTTTGCATTTAGCACTTTGTAGAGTTTTGTCCTCGCATTGTGCTTTTCAAAATAATCTTTTGGCGTTAGCTATCGTGAATCAAGCTAGCAGTGCATACACTTGAAACTCTGGATATTTGGCTTTTATTTGTTGTTGGAAAGGCAAGTGTTTGAAATTCTCTGTTGTTAGCATTGGAAGTTTAACGTCATTCCTTCTGTGCATTTAGTCTTGTTACCGTTGAGGTTTTATCGAGTGTATCTTTGTTGATCAAATAATATATTCTCCCAGTTTATGCCAATGTATGTAACTCTTATAATGCAAGTCAACTAATCTGTTGCGTAAGATTAACACACAGGAAAATGAAGAGTTGCTAAGCGATATCTTCACTTCCTTTCCTGGCAAATAAAATTTCAATCTAGTATACAGTACTCACTATTAggtagaaaaaaaaaagaaaaaaaaactcttGGGAGATGGCATTGATCTTCATTTTAGTAATTTCCAGAAGATAATCCTTGATTTATAGTCTTGAGTTTGAGAAAGCTGACAAGTAAAAAAAATTTATCCTATATTTAAAAGAGTGGACAGTGTAGAAAACTGATATTTAAGCTCTTCAATCAGCAGCTTCTGTTCCTTTGGTTAGTGTGGGATAGAAAGGGAGGGAGTAAATTAGTTGACTACCTCCTTTGTTGAGCAACTGCTAGACTGCACGAGTCATACTAATGAAGAGATCTCATTCTTAGTCTTAAGATGCAGAATTGCTTGACTACAGGCAATCCCAGACTCCCCTATACAACGCCTTCCTCTTAATATGTTTGGCTGAGGTTGGGAATGCTGGAAATATGCTTATGAGCCAGGTTGGTCCTTGATTGTCTAATGGTATAGCTTTGGAGATTCATCAGGTTCAGAAAGGGAAAAAAAATATAGTGATTAAATATCAAAGAACTGGGTCAAATATGAGGATATAAGCCACGTTGGATAGACTGTAATGGATATACCTCTGGTTATCAAGTTTTTGAGTGAACTTAGATCCCGTAGGTTCAGAGTTGCAACTTCATGCTCTAGAGCCCCATTCAGAGGCTACAATCGTGAAGCATGATAATAGTTTATCATGGTATCGGTGCAAAACTTCAGCAAACTGTGTATCAGTATTCTAAACTGGCGTTCAAATCCCTCTTTCAGCAAAAAGGAAAGTGTGTAAATCCCTGTTCTTGTTCAATCACGGGTGTGGAATGTTGCAGCACCATATTAGGGTACATATAGCAATGGAAAGAATTGTACAAAGTTCATGAAAGACTCGGTGAGAAAAATAGGGAAAAATACAAAGTAAAGAGCATCTGAAGTTTCATCTTCTATAGAAGTCGATTGATTTCTTCAAGAGATCTCCTTGCAAGAATTTTCTATGCTTTGGTAGGTTTATATTTCTTCAACTACTGGCGCTTCCTGTAGCTGTATTTGTGATTGGTTCCACTGCTTGTTGTATTTGGTTTCCATTCCTTTCCTGCAGCTTCCCCCTGTAAAAAGATATCAGGAACAATATTTTTAAGTACTCTATTAATGTGAAAGCATGAGTTTGTAGCATAGTAATCTCACATTTGCAACATAACCATGTCTTTTGTTGCCACTGGATCCTCTTCAAATACCTCAATCTGAAAAGTGGAAAGAAAGAGCAACATGTCAGATATTTTTGCTCATCGATGGAATTTAACAAATCTGATGCATGTGATTTTTTGTATCATACAAATTTCCATCCGAGGAGATTCTCGCATTTATTACAGTAGACATCTGCTACTGTGTGAAGACCAAGTTGCCTCTGCTGCTCTGCTTCGTTTACATGCACATTCACCCTGTATATTTCATCGTTCAGATTAGTTCTTCGCTGTTCAGACAACTCTTATTAAACTATCCCAGGAAATTAGTATTATGAAACCTTACACTTTATCAAATACACCTCCAGTCACCCCGGTTGCTGGCTGAAAAACACACAACAGTAGATAAATGCAATAAGAACCGTTATTTCTATCTACATGATATGATATACATATTATTGCACCAGTTAATTATTAGTGCAGTCTACTCAGTCTAGTATAGTAGTATGAAGCTTACTCTTCGATTAAATATAGAAAACATGTAACGTCGAGTAAAAAGCTCATAAATCGCAGGCATTACAAGATAGTATTTCTACTTCCTAAATGCTAAATGGGTATACATTTTCTTGATCATTCTGTCTATCTTTTTTATAGACGTATAAATTGATGTTCTTGCACATTCTTGCAAAATTATAGAAGAAAGATAATGTTGGGGGTACTTGAGAAATGGACGGCAAAAGAAGAAAGGGAGAAGAGACAGACCAAAGTTCTTTGTGCATGAAATGCCATTAAGCCTAGAAACTTATCCAAATAGAATCGCAGCCGTCATTTTTCAAGAGAAGAATATCCAAAACTTTGTAAGCTCGCGAATATGATATGCGCATTACGTATCTGATGTGTCtaattaaatatattttcattTAATATTCGGAATTGAAAGATCAGCAACACTATTACAGATCGTTCAGCTATTACAACGCTAAATTAGTTTGACTCAAGAATGACAAATTGACAGAGGGAAAGAGAAAAAGATTACGGTGTAGTTAAGGCTGAAATCTTCGCTGAGAGCGACATGGTTTTGGCAGATACGGCACATGTAGAAACGAAGACTCGGATCAGACACATTGAACTCAACATGAAATGACTTTCCCATCTCTGAAAACTTCCTTATGTTATGTAGAACTATTTTGAAGCAGAGAAGAATATAAGTCACACGAACTTGGTAAGTTGTAAGTGGTAAGTGGTGATAATCAAGAGCAGATGAAGAGGTTTAAGAGAACCGATGCGCTCCTCTTTTAGAAAATACTAAAAGATGTTCAAGAAAGATATATAGAATATTGAATGCGATAGAACTATATATAGCATCCGGAAGGCAGTTTCTTGATGAGAAGGAGAAAAATCAAGTTATAGAAATTACAATAGAGTGGGGGGTTTGCGGAATTTGAGTAAATGCATATTTCTGTTGTGCATAGTTAGTTATGTGTGTATATATTTATATGGGATTAAACGGTCTTTGCCACAAGGTAAGCTAATAAGGAGGTTGAGAGGAAGAGAAATCTCTACTTAGATTTCTTAGCctctttttttgtttgttttaaaAAGAAAAGTACTCATTTGGTTCAATGGTTTACTTCAGTCTAAACCTGGTCCTAAAGTGAATTTCACGAAACAAAGCAActaataagatacttacctttcaTCTAATTCAATTTCCAGAAAGTAATAGTTATGCTCCAAGAAGATCAAATTTATCCACTGGTGGTTAATTTTGGTTTCTCAAATGCTCACACTCAACCATTTGCCAATCTATCTTGTGCTTTTAATTGGCTTTTTTTAATCAATTAATGCTTCAGCTATAACCACAGTTCAATAATAGCTCAACGATTCATCAAGTTTCCTTGAAGTAGATAGCATTGGATTAAGGACCAAATGTCACTAGATCTCCTTCTCCACTTTTAATTGAATTCCAAAAATACTACTCCattaaaaatagaaatttgacTTTTCCAGAGTATTAATTTGAAAGCTTGAAATAAAGCATACCATTTTACACCAAAAGAAAAATTGAGAACTGAAATAGAACTATAATAGGATTGTACTCCAAATATGAACTACACATACAGGATCGAGAAGATCCATGGGTTAACCCcccaaaaacaaaagaaaaaaacagTAAAATACCATCCGATATAACTAAAACCCTAATCCTTAACAAACATAACCATAAACTCAAAAACTACTCTAACAACAATCCATTAGAACGAATTTCAAGAGCTAGTAAATTTGGTAACAGCCTTAGTACCCTCAGAAACAGCATGCTTAGCCAATTCACCAGGAAGTACAAGTCTCACAGCAGTCTGGATCTCCCGAGAAGTAATTGTGGGCTTCTTGTTGTAACGGGCCAATCTCGAAGATTCTTGGGCCAACTTCTCAAAGATATCATTAATGAAACTGTTCATGATACCCATAGCCTTGCTCGAAATCCCAATGTCAGGATGGACCTGTTTCAGCACCTTGAAAATGTAGATCTTGTAAGTTTCAACGCTCTTCTtggccttcttcttcttcttatctcCGGCAGCGGCACCACCGTCCTTTGGGAGTTTCTTCCCGGCCTTTGGCTTCTTCTCAGCCGGAGTTTTCTCGGCGACGGTGGTTTTCTTCTCCTCCACCGGCTTCTTTTCTGCTGGCTTCTTCTCTGCCTTTGGTGCCATTGAAACAAAATGTGTTTACAAAGAGAAAAATGTGATGGGAATTTGAATGCTGCTGTATGTAGGTGAACTGATATTTTGAGATGCAGGTAAGTGCAATGTACATATAGAGGCAACAGATGAAATCTTATTGGTTAGTAGTTGAGGCGCGCGGATAGATGAGTTGGCAGGATTTGGAGCGTCGGATTTATCTGTTCTCGTGTGAGGATAAATGCGCGGTGGTGATAGAGTTTAACTTTTGGGCAAATTTCCACTTCGCGCCTCTGGCGTTGGCGGTTCCCTAAAATTCATGAAATTTCGGGGGATTTTagaaaactaaaaaagaaaactTTGGCGGATTAATTTACTGggaaaaatggaaaatgagatCATAATATGGTTAAGCCTTTTTTTGGTTATGAATAACATTCTTTTTTTCACATCTTTGCAGTTTGGATTTTTACTTTAAAGCGACTGAGATTAACCCAGCGACTGAGATTAACTCATTTTCCATTTATTGGCAAATGTATATCACGataataatttgtatatattaacatatatATCATAATTTTTTTTCTGTATATCAAAGTGTATATATCAAAACTTTATTTAACTTCATAGTAtatctaaaatataaaattataaatatagtTATCTATAATTTATTGTTGTCTCTATATCAACAACAAC
It includes:
- the LOC104117935 gene encoding NADH dehydrogenase [ubiquinone] 1 alpha subcomplex subunit 2, which gives rise to MAWRANLSRNLKELRILFSPSSPQSAATRAFIEKNYRDLKTHNPKLPILIREATSIEPQLWARYDLGVERGIRLEGLTEEQISKALEDLAKVGASR
- the LOC104117936 gene encoding protein yippee-like At4g27740 — translated: MGKSFHVEFNVSDPSLRFYMCRICQNHVALSEDFSLNYTPATGVTGGVFDKVVNVHVNEAEQQRQLGLHTVADVYCNKCENLLGWKFIEVFEEDPVATKDMVMLQMGKLQERNGNQIQQAVEPITNTATGSASS
- the LOC104117934 gene encoding probable histone H2B.1, translating into MAPKAEKKPAEKKPVEEKKTTVAEKTPAEKKPKAGKKLPKDGGAAAGDKKKKKAKKSVETYKIYIFKVLKQVHPDIGISSKAMGIMNSFINDIFEKLAQESSRLARYNKKPTITSREIQTAVRLVLPGELAKHAVSEGTKAVTKFTSS